In Thermosynechococcus sichuanensis E542, a single genomic region encodes these proteins:
- a CDS encoding DUF2996 domain-containing protein, with translation MAEETPTKPAKKEKPAAIEDKPFAEFINDAFLPALQQALSAKGGDVTLRFEDNTVIGEWGRGMYQFRLYFLEGDIQGPKAFVCSSGGIAPSTIEPFLGDERKVTLDLLVFGVMQRLNGQKWLGGN, from the coding sequence ATGGCAGAAGAGACGCCCACCAAGCCCGCCAAAAAGGAAAAGCCCGCCGCCATTGAAGATAAGCCCTTTGCCGAGTTTATTAATGACGCTTTTTTACCTGCTCTCCAACAAGCCCTCAGCGCCAAAGGGGGGGATGTGACCCTACGCTTCGAAGACAATACCGTGATTGGTGAGTGGGGCAGGGGGATGTATCAGTTTCGCCTCTACTTCCTAGAGGGGGATATCCAAGGGCCAAAGGCCTTTGTCTGTAGTAGCGGTGGCATTGCCCCCAGTACCATTGAGCCATTTTTGGGGGATGAGCGCAAAGTGACGCTTGATCTACTGGTCTTTGGGGTGATGCAGCGTCTGAATGGTCAAAAGTGGTTGGGAGGCAATTAG
- a CDS encoding ChuX/HutX family heme-like substrate-binding protein, which yields MSDTSASFQQFLSDCEQLGLLRLVVTNDVAVLEVRSPLTKVFYAELPKGRYANMHTEDFEFHLNMDQVAKIRFEEGQAKRGNFPTYAIRFLDANEKSVLSAFLQWGKPGEYAEGQVAAWYALRQRYGREWQPVVAALEAKTSSATHG from the coding sequence ATGTCCGATACCTCTGCCTCCTTTCAGCAATTCCTCAGTGACTGTGAGCAACTGGGGCTACTGCGCCTTGTCGTCACCAACGATGTTGCGGTTTTGGAGGTGCGATCGCCCCTCACCAAGGTCTTCTATGCCGAACTGCCCAAAGGGCGCTATGCCAATATGCACACGGAGGACTTTGAGTTTCACCTGAATATGGATCAGGTGGCTAAAATCCGCTTTGAAGAGGGACAAGCCAAGCGGGGCAACTTTCCCACCTACGCCATTCGCTTTCTCGATGCCAATGAGAAATCTGTCCTCAGTGCCTTTTTGCAATGGGGCAAACCCGGTGAATACGCCGAAGGTCAAGTGGCAGCTTGGTATGCCCTGCGGCAGCGCTACGGCAGAGAGTGGCAACCCGTGGTAGCAGCTCTTGAGGCGAAAACGTCCAGCGCAACCCATGGATAG
- the rimI gene encoding ribosomal protein S18-alanine N-acetyltransferase, whose translation MAQLELRRPTIKDLDDIVQLDQVCLGGFWSHQGYARELENPQHTLLVVATLDQVWGCSVSWGIGDELHLVLLMVHPQYRRQGLAGLLLCRLLQLGHQGGDRQWATLEVRASNEAAQRLYQRFGFELVGRRPHYYENPAEDALIFWRNHLNTPQTGQELQQQWQQWRSRVEAQGWLLIDRT comes from the coding sequence ATGGCGCAATTAGAATTACGACGGCCAACGATTAAGGATTTAGATGACATCGTTCAACTGGATCAAGTGTGCCTAGGGGGCTTTTGGTCGCACCAAGGCTATGCCCGTGAGCTGGAGAATCCGCAACATACGCTGCTGGTGGTGGCCACCCTTGATCAGGTGTGGGGGTGCAGCGTGAGCTGGGGAATTGGCGATGAATTGCACCTTGTGCTGTTGATGGTGCATCCGCAGTACCGCCGGCAGGGTTTAGCAGGGCTACTGCTGTGTCGGCTCTTGCAACTGGGGCATCAGGGGGGCGATCGCCAGTGGGCAACCCTCGAAGTGCGGGCTAGTAATGAAGCCGCCCAACGGCTCTATCAACGGTTTGGCTTTGAACTGGTGGGACGTCGTCCCCACTACTACGAGAACCCCGCAGAGGATGCCCTGATTTTTTGGCGCAATCACCTCAATACGCCACAAACGGGTCAAGAACTTCAGCAGCAGTGGCAGCAGTGGCGATCGCGGGTCGAGGCGCAAGGTTGGTTGCTCATTGATCGCACCTAG
- a CDS encoding transaldolase, with translation MNLLEQLRQMTVVVADTGDILAIEKFTPRDATTNPSLITAAAQMKEYQPIVDETLRKVKADLGSGATSREIVSLAVDRLAVAFGLKILQIIPGRVSTEVDARLSYDTAATVQKARDLIAQYEAGGVGRDRVLIKIASTWEGIRAAEILEKEGIHCNLTLLFGFHQAIACAEAGVTLISPFVGRILDWYKKKTGRAAYPGPEDPGVISVTKIYNYYKKFGYPTEVMGASFRNIGEIIELAGCDLLTISPALLQELQNTEGELQRKLDPAIAATLDIEKVAMDEATFRKMHAADEMASEKLDEGIKGFTKALETLEGLLTQRLARLEGAETLTHAAEELFHVYDLDGDGIITREEWLGTDAVFDALDANHDGKVTPEDMGAGLGVVLHLAKAN, from the coding sequence ATGAACTTGCTGGAACAGTTGCGACAAATGACAGTCGTGGTCGCCGATACGGGAGACATCCTCGCCATCGAAAAATTCACCCCCCGCGATGCCACCACGAATCCCTCGTTGATTACGGCTGCGGCTCAAATGAAGGAGTATCAGCCGATTGTGGATGAAACCCTGCGCAAAGTCAAAGCGGATTTGGGGTCTGGTGCTACTTCCCGTGAGATTGTCTCCCTTGCTGTGGATCGCTTGGCGGTAGCCTTTGGCTTGAAAATTTTGCAGATTATCCCCGGTCGGGTCTCAACGGAAGTAGATGCGCGGCTCTCCTACGATACAGCAGCTACCGTGCAAAAGGCGCGGGACTTGATTGCCCAGTACGAAGCTGGCGGTGTGGGGCGCGATCGCGTGCTGATTAAAATTGCCTCGACGTGGGAAGGCATCCGCGCTGCCGAAATTCTCGAAAAAGAGGGCATTCACTGCAATTTAACCCTGCTGTTTGGCTTCCATCAGGCGATCGCCTGCGCTGAGGCGGGTGTGACACTGATTTCCCCCTTTGTTGGTCGCATTCTTGACTGGTACAAGAAAAAAACCGGCCGTGCGGCGTATCCGGGGCCTGAGGATCCAGGAGTGATTTCCGTTACCAAAATCTACAACTACTACAAGAAATTTGGCTATCCCACCGAAGTGATGGGCGCCAGCTTCCGCAACATTGGCGAAATTATTGAACTGGCGGGCTGTGATCTGCTGACGATTTCACCAGCGCTCCTACAAGAGCTACAAAACACCGAGGGGGAACTTCAGCGCAAGTTGGATCCGGCGATCGCCGCCACCCTTGACATTGAAAAAGTTGCCATGGATGAAGCCACCTTCCGCAAGATGCACGCCGCTGATGAGATGGCCAGTGAAAAACTTGATGAGGGCATTAAGGGCTTCACCAAGGCGCTGGAGACCCTTGAAGGACTTTTGACGCAACGACTGGCACGCCTAGAAGGCGCTGAAACCCTCACCCACGCAGCAGAAGAACTCTTCCATGTCTATGACCTCGATGGCGATGGTATTATTACCCGCGAAGAGTGGCTAGGAACCGATGCCGTGTTTGATGCCCTCGATGCCAACCACGATGGTAAGGTCACGCCGGAGGATATGGGCGCGGGTTTGGGAGTGGTGCTGCACTTGGCTAAGGCAAATTAA
- a CDS encoding HesB/IscA family protein, protein MVELTPAAIQELERLQAHGVSRGRAAILRIQVQPSECSDWRYDLALVAEPEPTDVLTQSQGWTIAIAADAAELLRGLRVDYIEDLMGGAFRFHNPNASQTCGCGMAFRVSTS, encoded by the coding sequence ATGGTGGAATTAACGCCCGCAGCGATCCAAGAGTTGGAACGTCTCCAAGCCCACGGTGTGAGTCGAGGCCGGGCAGCAATTTTGCGAATTCAGGTGCAACCCAGTGAGTGCAGTGACTGGCGCTATGATCTTGCCCTTGTGGCTGAACCTGAACCGACGGATGTGCTCACTCAGTCCCAAGGTTGGACGATCGCGATCGCGGCTGACGCGGCTGAGTTGTTGCGCGGTTTACGGGTGGATTACATCGAAGACCTAATGGGGGGCGCGTTTCGCTTCCATAATCCCAATGCCAGTCAAACCTGTGGCTGTGGCATGGCTTTTCGGGTAAGCACATCGTAG
- a CDS encoding peroxiredoxin, with translation MGTAIQVGDRAPDFELTAADGRKVKLSDFRGKKNVVLYFYPASETPGCTMQACAFRDAYSVFQELGAEVIGISGDSVERQQGFQKNHQLPFLVLSDPGNKVRQRYGASSLFGLLPGRVTYVIDQEGVVRYVFDDMLNFKAHVDEALKVLRQLTNATA, from the coding sequence ATGGGCACAGCAATTCAAGTGGGCGATCGCGCCCCCGACTTTGAACTTACGGCTGCCGATGGCCGCAAGGTAAAGCTCTCCGACTTTCGGGGCAAAAAGAACGTTGTCCTCTACTTTTATCCCGCCTCAGAAACCCCCGGCTGCACAATGCAAGCCTGTGCCTTTCGCGATGCCTACAGTGTTTTTCAAGAACTGGGTGCCGAAGTGATTGGCATTAGCGGCGACTCCGTGGAGCGCCAGCAGGGCTTCCAAAAAAATCACCAACTGCCCTTTCTTGTCCTCAGTGATCCCGGCAACAAGGTTCGCCAGCGGTATGGCGCCTCTTCTCTCTTTGGCCTCTTGCCCGGACGGGTCACCTACGTGATTGATCAGGAGGGGGTAGTGCGCTATGTCTTTGACGACATGCTCAATTTCAAAGCCCACGTGGATGAGGCGCTTAAGGTTTTGCGCCAGTTGACTAATGCCACTGCCTAA
- the thyD gene encoding thylakoid membrane protein ThyD: MRVVVTGATGFVGQQVVKALSDRGDQVVALVRSPAKATKQFAGLAHVEAVGYTPKAAGDWFAALEGADAVINLAGEPLANGRWTAQRKQEIYESRVVGTQQLVQAIAQCQQRPQVLVSTSAIGYYGTSETETFVETHAAGNDFLAKVCVDWEAAAQGVRDLGVRLVILRFGIVLGEQGALAKLLLPFQLYLGGPLGSGQQWFSWIHQQDLVRLILAAVDQAAMQGVYNATAPEPLTMADFCRVLGEVMQRPSWLAVPAPVLQLLLGEGADVVLKGQRVLPERTLATGFQFDYPNAKAALTNLLKPRYTDGSR; the protein is encoded by the coding sequence ATGAGAGTCGTTGTTACCGGTGCTACTGGATTTGTGGGGCAACAGGTCGTCAAAGCTTTGAGCGATCGCGGTGATCAGGTGGTTGCCTTGGTACGCTCCCCGGCAAAAGCTACCAAACAATTCGCTGGCCTTGCCCATGTTGAAGCAGTGGGCTACACCCCCAAAGCCGCCGGGGATTGGTTTGCTGCCCTTGAGGGGGCGGATGCGGTAATTAACTTGGCGGGTGAACCCCTAGCCAATGGCCGTTGGACGGCTCAGCGCAAGCAAGAGATTTACGAGAGTCGCGTGGTGGGGACGCAGCAGTTGGTGCAGGCGATCGCCCAATGTCAACAGCGACCGCAGGTGTTGGTCTCCACCTCTGCCATTGGCTACTACGGCACTAGCGAGACAGAAACCTTTGTCGAAACCCATGCAGCGGGCAATGATTTTCTAGCTAAGGTCTGTGTGGACTGGGAAGCGGCTGCCCAGGGAGTGAGGGATTTAGGGGTGCGCTTGGTGATTCTCCGTTTTGGCATTGTCCTCGGCGAGCAAGGGGCACTGGCTAAGCTACTATTGCCCTTTCAGTTGTATCTAGGGGGTCCCCTTGGCTCCGGTCAGCAGTGGTTTTCGTGGATCCATCAGCAGGATTTGGTGCGTCTGATTCTGGCGGCAGTAGATCAAGCGGCAATGCAGGGGGTTTATAACGCCACCGCCCCGGAGCCACTGACGATGGCTGACTTTTGCCGCGTTTTAGGAGAGGTGATGCAACGTCCCTCGTGGTTGGCGGTACCTGCTCCCGTCCTGCAACTCCTGCTGGGGGAAGGCGCCGATGTGGTGCTCAAGGGGCAGCGGGTCTTACCGGAGCGGACGCTAGCGACGGGTTTTCAATTTGACTACCCCAATGCCAAAGCAGCTCTCACCAACCTCCTCAAACCACGATATACTGATGGTTCCCGCTAG
- the aroC gene encoding chorismate synthase, with protein sequence MGNTFGHLFRVTTFGESHGGGVGVVVDGCPPRLELSEADIQKELDRRRPGQSRLTTPRQESDRCEILSGVFEGKTLGTPIAILVRNKDTRPEDYAEMAQVYRPSHADATYDGKYGIRNWQGGGRSSARETIGRVAAGAIARKILAQVAGTEIIAYVKRVKDIEAVVDPDTVAAAAVEANIMRCPDASTAEKMIALVDEVRRQANSIGGVIECVVRNVPVGLGSPVFDKLEADLAKGVMSLPASKGFEIGSGFAGTLLTGQEHNDEFYTDEQGRIRTRTNRSGGVQGGISNGENIILRVAFKPTATIGQAQKTVNQAGEETILAAKGRHDPCVLPRAVPMVEAMVALVLCDHLLRDHAQCHLLF encoded by the coding sequence ATGGGCAATACGTTTGGGCATCTATTTCGCGTCACCACCTTTGGTGAATCCCACGGGGGGGGTGTGGGGGTAGTGGTGGATGGCTGTCCTCCCCGCCTGGAGCTATCGGAAGCCGATATTCAAAAGGAACTGGATCGCCGCCGCCCCGGCCAAAGTCGTCTCACCACGCCTCGCCAAGAGAGCGATCGCTGTGAAATTCTCTCGGGGGTCTTTGAGGGCAAAACCCTTGGTACACCCATTGCCATTCTGGTGCGCAACAAGGACACTCGCCCCGAAGATTATGCCGAAATGGCGCAGGTCTATCGTCCCTCCCATGCGGATGCCACCTATGACGGCAAATATGGAATTCGCAACTGGCAAGGGGGTGGGCGTTCCTCGGCACGGGAAACCATTGGGCGGGTTGCAGCGGGGGCGATCGCCCGCAAAATTCTAGCTCAAGTCGCGGGTACCGAAATTATTGCCTACGTCAAGCGAGTCAAGGACATTGAAGCCGTTGTTGATCCCGATACCGTTGCAGCGGCTGCCGTTGAAGCCAATATCATGCGCTGTCCCGATGCCAGCACCGCAGAAAAGATGATTGCCCTTGTGGATGAGGTGCGGCGGCAGGCCAACTCCATTGGTGGCGTCATTGAGTGCGTGGTTCGCAATGTCCCTGTCGGTCTAGGCTCCCCTGTGTTTGACAAACTGGAAGCGGATCTGGCCAAGGGGGTGATGTCGTTGCCCGCTAGTAAAGGCTTTGAAATTGGCTCTGGCTTTGCCGGTACCCTGCTCACAGGTCAAGAGCACAATGACGAGTTTTACACCGATGAACAGGGGCGAATTCGTACCCGCACCAATCGCTCTGGGGGGGTTCAGGGGGGCATCTCCAATGGCGAAAACATTATTTTGCGGGTAGCTTTTAAGCCCACCGCCACCATTGGCCAAGCTCAGAAGACTGTGAACCAAGCAGGCGAGGAGACCATTTTAGCGGCAAAAGGGCGGCATGATCCCTGTGTATTACCCCGAGCGGTGCCGATGGTCGAGGCAATGGTGGCTTTGGTGCTCTGTGACCATCTGCTACGGGATCATGCCCAGTGTCACCTGCTGTTTTAG